One Spea bombifrons isolate aSpeBom1 chromosome 1, aSpeBom1.2.pri, whole genome shotgun sequence DNA window includes the following coding sequences:
- the LOC128503114 gene encoding uncharacterized protein LOC128503114 yields MERAVQKTDAAPEANNIETPRTRNLKFIREKRLNYFCGGKAKSTISAIEESPRSLTTVRAVHQPQMSKTPRRCLSAPTSQAKQSISTNVSVAKGKDLVKIVEKKPERTGVRSAQTEESMREPHTRQSLLRSSFISDLDQDLLESASIPETQKLLHVMSWAQKFLNKSEDSRRSQNTSLSSQETASVKKVAIAPDIRNRKSSELHTFQNTDLHDEDTMDHRPAELNVMFAQDLTIRCGALVDSHISKVDKDPYFHFDDEELFPHKSIKPKSPDRINVTNVPKLDSYSPLHKDIRNSQVSSCFGMAAAQGSHTDPLFQMIPPQFKGRCSPDSSRSEKDIYLIKNVTDKRVCDYSEEENISENIEKYEKYDYDSDSTVTESIGNLRDNYKPRRSESHLDTERLDDLEDFYSVEERNIPLTEDDGFKTDRTFLVKKFVEYDAPKRLLLTPETDESDTNTSLSYTAHSSSNLPEDPKARSYKVCPVCSFTNYTNTSWCTDCGSILLAAQSQPCRQRTANESTLTPRDLVDEILIPTKHEKSLDQTSLIEHKDKEYKRTVGWEVNSDVSSDCEGSVFEKYLFYVNKLNVLKHEEQKQTNGCSSKMSCEAESTAEYGKPHLPAGLPQRTVIKIDDPSDSEESEVQFLGARNAVKAYPEAQETANDMNFLEDKFIGTSVKGSLGKDI; encoded by the coding sequence atggAGCGGGCAGTCCAAAAGACAGATGCAGCTCCTGAGGCTAACAATATAGAAACACCAAGAACACGTAATCTCAAATTCATTCGTGAAAAACGGTTAAACTACTTCTGTGGAGGAAAAGCTAAGAGTACAATATCTGCGATAGAAGAATCCCCACGTTCTCTGACTACTGTAAGAGCAGTTCATCAACCTCAAATGAGTAAAACACCCAGAAGATGCCTCTCTGCACCTACCTCACAAGCAAAGCAGTCTATTTCTACAAATGTCAGTGTGGCGAAGGGTAAAGATTTAGTAAAAATTGTTGAAAAAAAGCCCGAAAGAACTGGCGTAAGATCAGCACAAACTGAAGAAAGTATGAGAGAGCCCCATACTCGCCAGAGTCTCCTAAGGAGTAGCTTCATATCTGATCTAGATCAAGATCTTCTAGAAAGTGCATCTATTCCAGAAACCCAGAAGCTTCTTCATGTGATGTCCTGGGCACAGAAATTTTTAAACAAGTCAGAAGACAGTAGAAGGTCACAGAATACTTCACTGTCATCCCAAGAAACTGCTTCTGTTAAAAAGGTAGCCATTGCACCTGATATACGCAATAGAAAATCATCAGAATTGCATACTTTCCAAAATACTGATTTACACGATGAAGATACAATGGATCATAGGCCTGCTGAGTTAAATGTTATGTTTGCCCAAGACCTCACCATTCGCTGTGGTGCCTTAGTAGATTCTCATATCAGCAAAGTAGACAAAGACCCTTATTTCCATTTTGATGATGAGGAACTTTTTCCACACAAAAGCATAAAACCAAAAAGTCCTGACAGAATAAATGTAACTAATGTACCAAAATTGGATTCTTATTCACCTTTGCATAAGGACATTAGAAATAGCCAAGTAAGTAGTTGTTTTGGTATGGCTGCTGCACAAGGTTCTCATACGGACcctttatttcaaatgattcctCCACAATTCAAAGGCAGATGCAGCCCAGATAGTTCCAGAAGTGAAAAGGATATCTACTTGATAAAAAACGTGACTGACAAAAGGGTTTGTGACTACAGCGAGGAAGAAAACATATCTGAAAATATagaaaagtatgaaaaatatgacTATGATTCTGATAGCACGGTAACTGAATCAATAGGAAACTTAAGGGACAATTATAAGCCAAGGCGATCGGAATCCCATCTTGATACAGAAAGACTTGATGACCTGGAAGATTTTTATTCGGTTGAAGAAAGGAATATTCCTCTCACAGAGGATGATGGGTTTAAAACAGATAGAACGTTCTTAGTGAAAAAGTTTGTTGAGTATGATGCTCCAAAAAGACTCTTGTTAACTCCAGAAACTGATGAGTCGGATACCAACACTTCATTATCATACACAGCTCACTCATCTAGTAATTTACCAGAAGATCCTAAAGCAAGATCATATAAAGTGTGTCCAGTATGCAGTTTCACAAACTATACAAACACTAGCTGGTGTACTGATTGTGGCTCTATTTTACTGGCTGCCCAAAGCCAACCGTGTAGACAGCGCACAGCAAATGAGTCAACATTAACACCAAGAGATCTAGTGGATGAAATACTGATCCCCACCAAACATGAAAAAAGCTTAGATCAAACATCATTGATAGAACataaagataaagaatataAGAGAACAGTCGGCTGGGAAGTTAATTCTGATGTCTCATCAGATTGTGAAGGTAGTGTGTTCGAGAAATATCTGTTTTATGTTAACAAACTGAACGTGCTGAAACACGAAGAACAAAAACAGACGAATGGCTGCTCGAGCAAAATGTCATGTGAAGCTGAGTCCACCGCAGAGTACGGCAAACCACATTTACCAGCTGGATTACCTCAGAGGACTGTAATCAAAATAGATGACCCAAGTGACTCTGAAGAGAGTGAAGTACAGTTTTTGGGCGCAAGAAATGCTGTTAAAGCTTACCCCGAAGCACAAGAGACAGCCAATGACATGAATTTTCTTGAGGACAAGTTTATTGGGACTAGTGTTAAAGGTTCACTAGGTAAAGATATATGA